The nucleotide sequence AATTGTTCTTTGTTCTTCATTTCAAGAGATTAGTTGTACGTAGTCAACACATTTTAAAATATGTCGCAATTAACAACTTTTGTATTTTATGTAATGGACTATTTGAAAATAAAATTTCTTGGAAATAGTACTTTCTAAAAGATTAAAATTCATTAACATAAAAATAAAGAAAAAACCTCTTCAAACGAAACTTTTTGAAGAGGCTTTTGTGATGCTAAAATTAGAAGATGATTAAACACCAAATCTATAATTTACACCTGTCAATAAGAATTTACTATAATCAGATACGCCATATTCACCACGTATCATCCAATGTTTATTTATTTCATAATTTCCTCCGAACTGGAAAGTCCATTTCTTTATCAAATCTTTCTTGATTTGATATTGGATATCTAAATCACTAATGCTTTCGTAAGGAGTATCCTCCAACCTTTCATCAATTCTATCTTGCACCCGATCAATTACTCTTTTTTGAGCATCAGTTAAACCTTCATACCAATTGTTTAAACCATCTTCTAACCCTGGTAAAGCTTCACCAATAGTTAGACTACCGCTATTACCTTTATTATTTGTGAAGTTTCTATACATCACCCCTATATAAAAAGCCAATTTCGTCTTGTTCTTAAATTGAAATCGTCTACCCATTCTCATTGAAGAAGTAATCAAACCAACCCTTTGTGCCAATAATGCTGATTGTGAAGATGAATAATTAGCATCAACACTTACAAAGTACTTTTTTATAGCATAATGTAGCGTCATACCTCCACCAAAGGTTTGAGCGTTAAACACCACCTTTGAGCCAAACTCCGGGAAAGTAACATTCTCGAATTGAGGTTGTAAACTCACCTCAGTTCCCCCTTGAGAATATGAGAATAAGCCATACACATTTAAGAAAGGTAATGCGAATAAATCAGCTCTAATGTTCCCACCATTTGTAAAAGCTCTTGTTTTCTTAAAACCTAGAGTTTCTTCATTTAGGATATCATCCATCGGAATGCCTCCTATGCTCATACTGAATTGAGTAATATCAAGATACATCTCATTAAAAACATAGTTTAGGCTCACCCCAGCAGAAAATGGAAAATCTATTCCTCGGTCTTGTACTTGTTGACCCCAAATAGGAAAAATATAAGGGTATTTCTTCTTTTCTACTGCTGTAGAATCAATTCCCTGGGCAAAAAGAAGACAAGATTGTATCGTAATAAAAAGTGTAGTGAAGAGAAGTCTCATATAGTTTGATAGAGTTAGAAAGTATACCCACAAGAATATCTGTAGGTAATCAATAGTTGAAGAATGGACGCTAAGTATCACAATAATCTGTAATACTATATCATAATAAAGTTAATCATCTGAATTAGATTAGTACAAAAAAACACTCAAAGATTTCTCCCTGAGTATTTTTTTCAATGAATTACTTCACTTTTTCAATATCATCTAAAGACCAAGATTTATAAAAATCTTTTGACGATGGCCCATATAACCTAAATAATAAAAAGAAGTCTTCTCCTGTTGGAATCCAATTTGACTCTAAACCTTTTGGTGGTTTTGGTCCAAAATAAATATCAACAGATCCATCTTTATTCTTTTTCAATTCATCAATCTGTCGAGAGGACAACCCTACTTTTTCAGCTCCTTGTATAAAGCCTTTTGTCTTCATACTGTATACAATAACTGACCAAAAATCTTTTACAGGAGTATCTTTAGGTACTCTTAATTTATAAGTGTCTTCACCATTAAGGAACATACCTGCTTTATCTCTTAAACCCGTCAGATAATATGTTCCTCCCCCCAAATATTTAGGTAGATAGGTGATATAAAAATAAGCACCTGCTCTTCCATCAATTAACACTTCATTGTCGGTCTCATAAGGAAAACCTAATTGTGGTTGACCTGATGTGAAATTCCATCTATACCAATTCGACTCTCCTGGCCATTGCTCTACTATCACTTTTCCGGGTGTTGTAAAAAGACTTTGCATATAATCATAAGCCAAAGCTAGACCTTCCTCCATTGCTTTCTTTTGTTTGTCTGAAGGATTAAATTCCTTTCCTTTTTCAATTCCTAAACTTTTTAGAATTCCCATCACGGCTTTATCCTGAGGTCGAACAGGATTATTTTGAATCACATCATTGATATCTTGGAAGAATGTGAAATCATAAACTGGCAAACAGTTATAACTTACA is from Flammeovirga agarivorans and encodes:
- a CDS encoding DUF1254 domain-containing protein, which translates into the protein MKKNILLLFTSWFMIIANCIHAQQKDIEYQIMVQRASQAAIWAMPAVGLVDFKKATRRDLGGDLNDVVYLTKPFDSKHGFLTANDVTAYGWGNIALENGPMVVEVPAASDKVSYFGSFLNAWQVPIEDIGPAGADKGEGGKYLLVANDYKGALPQEGYIIRYVDTYRVGFSFRPRLYNGATDKDAAEYAHQVKIYPLSEESNPKETNYLDATNVSYNCLPVYDFTFFQDINDVIQNNPVRPQDKAVMGILKSLGIEKGKEFNPSDKQKKAMEEGLALAYDYMQSLFTTPGKVIVEQWPGESNWYRWNFTSGQPQLGFPYETDNEVLIDGRAGAYFYITYLPKYLGGGTYYLTGLRDKAGMFLNGEDTYKLRVPKDTPVKDFWSVIVYSMKTKGFIQGAEKVGLSSRQIDELKKNKDGSVDIYFGPKPPKGLESNWIPTGEDFFLLFRLYGPSSKDFYKSWSLDDIEKVK